The segment TGAAGAGCCACGGCTCGATCATGGTCTCGGCACCGGGCAGCCCCATGAGGTGGACGTGTGGCATCTGGAACCACGCGTCCTCCGACGCGATGGTCAGGTCCGGCAGGAGCGCCCAGTAGGAGCCGCCGCCGACGGCATAGCCGTGCACGCGTGCGATCGTTGGCTTGGGGAACTCCCACAGGCGAAGCACCGGATGTAGGAAGAGCTGGGACTGCCCTTGCCATGTCGTGCCGGTGCGGGCGCGGTTCTCGAGAAACTCGGGGTAGTCCCCGGTTGCGAGGTGGCCCCCGCAGAAGCCTTTCCCGTTCGCTCCGATGATGACGACCTTGACGTCGTAGTCGTACTCGCACTCCGACAATGCCTTGTCGAAGGCCCACACCATCTTCTGGTCCTGCACGTTGCCGCGCTCCGGATTGTTGAGAATGATCCGCGCGATCGGACCATCCTTCTCGTAAATCACACAGTCGATCTCGCGTCGTTCCATCGCTTCTCCTCCGTTCGTTCGAGAAGCTTCGTCGGTATCACCCAGTGGGCTATTCAGGCAAGGAACTTGACCAAATGGCTCGCTGCGTGCGACCGGCAATCAGGCTGCTCCGTGACTAGGGGGACGCCCCTAGTCCGCGAAAATCCGTAACGCGCCACAGCACCGGCGATTTCCCGATGATAGTCCTGCCCGGATGCGTACTCTCCTTTCGTCGTGCCTCACCCTGGGTCGGGCCATCGTGATGCCGAGGGCGAGCCTGATCCTCGAGAACGCCGCGCTACGGCAGCAACTCATGGTCGCTTTGCGCTCGAAGCCGGGAGCCAAGCTCAGATCGAATCTTCTGGGTCATTCTCCGCCGCCTCTGGCCGGACTGGGCAGCGACTCTGCTCGTCGTGAAGCCCGCCACGGTGATTGGCTGGCACCGCCGAGGATCCAAGGTGCTGTGGCGATGGAAGTCCAAGCCGGGACGCCCTCGGATTCCCCGGCATCACGTCGGATTTTTCCGCCGCATGTCCGCCGACCACCCCGAGTGCGGCGAGGACAAGATCGTCGAGGAGCTGGCGGCGAAATGTTGAATCCACCATTCCGGGAGTACCGTTCGCCGCTATATGGTCGCACGGAGCGGTCCACCGCATG is part of the Candidatus Binatia bacterium genome and harbors:
- a CDS encoding enoyl-CoA hydratase-related protein, translating into MERREIDCVIYEKDGPIARIILNNPERGNVQDQKMVWAFDKALSECEYDYDVKVVIIGANGKGFCGGHLATGDYPEFLENRARTGTTWQGQSQLFLHPVLRLWEFPKPTIARVHGYAVGGGSYWALLPDLTIASEDAWFQMPHVHLMGLPGAETMIEPWLFMNYKRSMEYLYRKKKLTAKVACELGLVNEVVPRDELEATTEEIAREIAEAPLTALQATKLMVKRAWELMGMRVHQQWSNDMLSLVSRHTDTLDHMYANMEKTKGKTEK